ATTACAAAGAAAGTGGTTCAGAAATGTAATTTATTGTGCGAAAATTACAAAAAAATCAGACAAATTAAACAGTTGAAAAAACTGAAAAAAAGAAAAGGAGAGATGCATATGTTGATTATTGGTAATGGTAGAGTAGTCACAAGAGATTCCGCTAATCCTTATATTGAAAGTGGAGCCGTAGCAATTGAGGGGACACAGATTAAGAAGGTAGGAGATCTTGAGACTCTTAAGAAAGAATTCCCGGATGCAGAGTTTATTGATGCGAAAGGAAAGATTATCATGCCGGCATTTGTTAATGCACATGAACATATTTATAGTGCATTTGCAAGAGGTATGTCAGTCAACGGATATGATCCGAAGGGATTTTTAGATATTTTAGATGGTATGTGGTGGACGATCGACAGAAACCTTACATTAAATGATACTTATTTAAGTGCGATGGCTACTTATATTGATTGTATTAAGAATGGTGTTACTACAATTTTTGATCATCATGCAAGTTTTGGCTCTATCGAAGGTTCTTTGTTCGAGATTGAGAGAGCAGCAAAAGAAACAGGAGTCCGTTCATGTCTTTGCTATGAGATTTCTGACAGAGATGGTATGGATAAGGCAAGAGCATCTGTTAAAGAGAATGCTGATTTTATCCGCCACGCATTAAAAGATGATACAGGCATGATCGCAGGTATGATGGGTATGCATGCACAGTTTACAATCTCTGATGAGACAATGGAACTGGCTGCTGCTAACAAACCGGATGGAGTTGGATATCACATCCACGTTGCAGAAGGTATTGAAGATTTACATCATTGTCTGAAGCATTATGGCAAACGTATCGTAGATCGTCTTATGGATCACGGCATTCTGGGAGAGAAAACTCTTCTTGGACATTGTATTTATGTAAATGAGCATGAGATGGATCTGATCAAAGATACAAATACAATGGTAGTTCACAATCCGGAATCTAACATGGGTAATGCATGTGGATGCCCTCCGACAATGCATATCGTACACAAAGGTATTCTGACAGGTCTTGGAACAGATGGATACACACATGATATGACAGAATCTTATAAGGTAGCGAATGTGTTGCATAAACATCATTTGTGTGATGCAAATGCAGCATGGTCAGAAGTACCACAGATGCTTTTTGAAGGAAATGTACAGATTGCAGAACGTTACTTCCCACAGAAGCTGGGCGTATTAAAAGAAGGCGCAGCAGCAGATGTGATCGTTGTAGACTATATTCCACCAACACCATTACATGCAGGTAATGTAAACAGCCATGTTCTGTTTGGTATGACAGGAAGAGATGTTGTTACAACAGTAGCGAATGGTAAAGTATTAATGAAAGATCGTGAACTGTTGAACATCGATGCAGAAAAAGTACTTGCTGATTGCAGACAGGCAGCTGGAGCGCTTGCTGATAGAATCAACTCAAGATAGTTAGGAATGTAGGAGGAAAAACAATGGGCAAAAGTAAAGATAAAACTGGAAGCGATGAACTTTTTAGATGGGACGGCAATCCGACACCTGGACAGATTGCGCCACTGGCGATTCAGCATGTATTGGCAGCGGTAGTAGGATGTGTAACACCTGCGATTCTGGTTGCGAATGCTGCTAACAATGCTGGAGGAAGCGTAGACACTGGATTATTGATTCAGATGTCTCTGGTATTTGCAGCATTGTCAACGCTGTTACAGTTGTATGGAAATAAGATTCATATCGGATCAGGTCTCCCGGTTATTATCGGAGTCAGCTTTGCTTATGTGCCAACAATGACAGCAATTGCTTCTCAGGCAAAGGGAGTCGATACGATCCTGGGAGCGATGGTAATTGGCGGTATAGTAGCAATTTTAGTAGGATTATTTATTAAACAGATTCGAAAAGTATTCCCGCCACTTGTTATCGGAACAGTTATTTTCGCAATCGGACTTTCTTTATATAAGACAGCGATCAACTATATGGCTGGTAACGCAGCAAACACATATGAGTTGATAGTAGAACAGCAGGGTAAAACTGCTGCATTAGTATATGGTTCTTGGCAGAACTGGCTGATTTCAATCATTACACTTGCAATTGTAATAGGATTGAATCACTATGGAAAAGGCTTATTTAAACTTGCTTCTATTTTGATTGGTTTACTTTGTGGATACGTTCTTGCTCTTTGCTTTGGAATGGTTGATTTCTCAGCATTGCATTCAGCAGGATGGTTCCAGCTTCCAAAACCAATGGCATTTGGTATGAGTTTTGATGTTTCAGCAATTATACCACTTGCATTGTTATTCCTGGTTAATTCTATTCAGGCAATGGGAGATTTCTCAGCAACAACAACTGGTGGTATGGACAGATTACCTACAGATAAAGAGTTAAACGGCGGTATCATCGGATATGGTATCAGTAATATCGTAAGTGCATTCTTCGGATGCCCTCCGACAGCAACGTTCAGCCAGAATGTAGGTATTGTAGGTTCTACAAAAGTAGTAGCAAGAAAAGTATTTGCAACTTCAGCAGGAATTTTACTCGTTGCAGGTTTAATTCCTAAGTTTTCTGCATTACTTCGTACAATTCCACAGTGTGTACTTGGTGGAGCTGTAGCTTCTGTATTTGCGTCAATCGCTATGACAGGTATTAAGCTTCTTGTAAGTGAAGGTATGTCAGCGAGAAATACAACAGTTGCAGGTATCGCAATTGCAGTAGGAATGGGTGTATCACAGAGTAGCGGATGCTTAAACCAGATGACACAGAGCATTTACAATGGCCTTGGCATGACAATGGGTCTGGAGAATTTCCAGTCAATTATTAACAATACATTTGCATCATCACCGGTAGTATTGGCAACAATCTTCGCTGTAATTTTGAATCTTGTACTTCCAAAAGATGAAGCAAAGAAAAATTAAGTAAAGTATACTCAGGGAGGTTTTAATATGAGTGAATTAATGACACCTATGTCGTTCGAACATCTTTTAAACTGGATTTTAAAAGAACACAAACAGTATGGAACAGTTTTTGGGGAACATGATCCATATGTTGCAGATAGCAAAAACAATCGTGAGATTTTCGGCCGTGCGCTGGAAACTCCAATCGGACCGGCAGCTGGTCCTCATACACAGCTGACACAGAATATCGTTGCTGCATACTATACAGGAAGCCGTTTCTTCGAATTGAAAACAGTTCAGAAAATGGATGGAGCAGAGCTTGCAGCATGCGTAAACAAACCATGTATCGTCGCTGATGATGAGTGCTATAACTGTGAGTGGTCTACAGAGTTATATGTACCACAGGCAATGGAAGAATATATCAAAGCATGGTTCTTATTGAAAGTATTGGCAAAAGAATACAAGCTTGGTGATCCAGATGGATTCCAGTTCAACATCAGTGTTGGATACGATCTGGAAGGAATTAAGAGTGAGAAGATTGATACATTCTTAAATACAATGCAGAATGCAGCAGATTGTGAAGTATTTAAAAACTGCAAACAGTATCTGTTAGATCATGTTGATCTCTTTGAGAATGTAACAAAAGAAGATATCGAAGCGATTCAGCCGGAAATCTGTAATTCAGCTACAATTTCTACATTGCACGGATGCCCTCCGCAGGAGATTGAAAGAATTGCAATGCACTTGATCACAGAAAAAGGATACAACACATTTATTAAATGTAATCCAACACTTCTCGGATATGAGTATGCAAGAAAAACAATGGATGATATGGGATATGACTATGTTGCATTCGGTGATTTCCATTTCAAAGATGACCTTCAGTATGAAGATGCAGTTCCAATGCTTCAGAGACTGATGGCTGTATGTAAAGAACGTAATCTGGAATTTGGTGTAAAAATTACAAACACATTCCCGGTTGATGTAAAACAGAACGAACTTCCAAGCGAAGAGATGTATATGTCAGGTAAATCTCTGTATGCATTGTCTATGTCTGTAGCAGAGAAACTTGCGAAAGACTTTGACGGACAGCTTCGTATTTCTTACTCCGGTGGTGCTGATTACTTCAATATTAAAGGAATCGTTGATTCTGGAATCTGGCCTGTAACAATGGCAACAACAATGTTGAAACCAGGTGGATACCAGAGAGTAAAACAGATGGCAGAAATTCTTGAAAAAGAAAATGACGTATTTACAGGAATTGATGCAGAGGCAGTATCTGCATTAGTAGAAGCAGCTAAGAAAGATCCACATCATGTAAAAGCTATAAAACCACTTCCATCAAGAAAGATGAAAGAAAGTGTTCCTCTGTTGGATTGTTTCGAAGCACCATGTAAAGCAGGATGTCCTATTCACCAGGATATTACAACTTATCTTGAGCTTGTAAGCGAAGGAAAATATGAAGAGGCAATGGAAGTTATCACAGAGAAAAACCCACTTCCATTTATTACAGGTACAATTTGTGCACACAATTGTATGAGCAAATGTACACGTAACTTCTACGAAGATCCTGTACACATCCGTAACATGAAACTGCTTGCAGCTGAGAACGGATATGAAGCATGGCTGAAGAAACAGGGCGTACCTGCAGTGACAAAAGAAGGCAAGGCAGCTGTTGTCGGTGGTGGACCGGCTGGTATGGCAGCAGCATACTTCTTAAGAAGAGCTGGAATGGATGTTACAATCTTTGAGCAGAACGATGCTCTCGGTGGAGTTGTAAGACATGTGATTCCTGAATTTAGAATTGCTTCAAGTGCAATCGATAAAGATGCAGAGATTTTAAATACACTTGGAGTTCACGTTGAACTTAATACACGTGTTAAGAGTGTAGACGAATTGAGAGCTGAAGGATTTGATAAAGTAATCCTTGCAGTAGGAGCATCAAAACCTGGAACATTGAGATTAGAAGAAGGAGATGCTACAAATGCATTAGAGTTCCTGGCTGATTTCAAGGCAAACAATGGTGAGTTAAACATTGGTAAGAATGTTGTAGTTATCGGTGGTGGTAACACAGCTATGGATACAGCAAGAGCAGCAAAACGCACAACAGGTGTTGAGAATGTATATCTTGTATACAGAAGAACAAAGAGATTTATGCCTGCTGATGCAGAAGAGCTGGAGATGGCTATCGAAGACGGTGTAGAATTCAAAGAGCTTCTTTCACCAGTTAAAGTAGTTGATGGAAAACTGACATGTAAAGTGATGAAACTTGGTGACATCGATGAGTCAGGAAGACGTAGTGTTGTTGAGACAGATGAGATTTGCGAGATTGCAGCAGATACAGTGATCGCAGCTGTCGGAGAAAAAGTTCCAACAAAACTCTATGAAGCAAATAGAATCAATGTAAGTGAAAGAGGAAAAGCACTTGTAAACGATGATACATTAGAGTCTAATGTAGAGGGTGTTTATGTAGTTGGTGATGGTCTCGGCGGACCGGCAACTGTTGTTGAAGGAATTCGCGATGGTAAGAAAGCAGCAGAGGCGATTATCGGAACAGCTCTTTCAAGAGACTTTGATGAGAAACTTGAAAGTGAAACAATCTTTGCAAGACAGGGAATCTTAGAATCAGAGAAAAAAGGACAGGCTGAGTCAACACGTTGTCTTGGATGTTCAACAATTTGTGAGAACTGTGTTCAGGTATGTCCAAACCGTGCAAATGTAGCAGTACATGTACCGGGAATGGAAAAAGCACAGATCATCCATGTGGATTCTATGTGTAATGAATGTGGTAACTGTAAGAGCTTCTGCCCATACAGCAGTGCACCATACAAAGATAAATTCACATACTTTGAGAAACCAGAAGATATGTCTGACAGTACAAATCAGGGATTTGCAATTCTTGACAGAGAGAAAGTAAGATGCAAGGTAAGATTCCTTGGAGACGAGTTCATCTGGACAAAAGGAGAAGCTACAAAACTTCCTGAAGGACTGCAGAAATTAATTGAGGCTGTAATTGCAGATGGTATTTTATGATTTTACAATATAACTTAGGTAATTTACAAAAAGTAAATAACTACCGAGAGGCATTCCAACTTGTTGGGATGCCTTCTCAGGTTGTTTCATTTGTCGGGGGCGGAGGAAAAACAACCACAATCCGCCGTTTAGCAAAAACATATTGGGAAGAGGAAATTCCGGTAGTCGTGACAACGACAACGCATATGAGATATGAAGATGTTCCATATATGCTGCTGGAGGAATCAATAGAAAAATTAATTGAATTATTAGATGTTTATGGAAAATGTGTTGTGGGAAATGCAACAGACAGGAAGACAGCAGACGGAACATCAAAATTTTGTTCAACTTCAGAATCATTTTTTGAAGAGATATGTCAGGAAATGGAGCGAAGAGGTGGTGTTGTTCTTGTAGAAGCAGACGGAGCAAAGGAACTGCCATGTAAGGTTCCGGAAGAATGGGAACCGGTAATTCCGAAACAAACAACACAGGTTGTGGCTGTATATGGACTTGATGCGATTGGAAAAACATTTGCAGAAACTTGTTTTCGGGCAGAATTAGCGGCAGAGTTACTGCATAAAAAAATAGAAGATAAAGTGACGACAGATGATATTGTTTGTCTTGCTGTATCTGAATTGGGATCGAGAAAGTCGGTAGGAAATAAAAAATTACATTTATTATTAAACAAGGCAGATTCAGATGAGCGTATTGCGTATGCATTGCAAATTTGTAAAAAAATAGATACAATGTCAGAAAAGCCCGAAAATATTCTTATTACGGGATATGATTTATATGAAAGCAGGTAAAGGAGATTGTCATGAAGATTTGGATTAGAGGTGCCGGGGATTTGGCAACAGGAATCGCATCCAGATTATATAGAAGCGGACATCAACTCTTG
This Ruminococcus hominis DNA region includes the following protein-coding sequences:
- the ssnA gene encoding putative aminohydrolase SsnA; this translates as MLIIGNGRVVTRDSANPYIESGAVAIEGTQIKKVGDLETLKKEFPDAEFIDAKGKIIMPAFVNAHEHIYSAFARGMSVNGYDPKGFLDILDGMWWTIDRNLTLNDTYLSAMATYIDCIKNGVTTIFDHHASFGSIEGSLFEIERAAKETGVRSCLCYEISDRDGMDKARASVKENADFIRHALKDDTGMIAGMMGMHAQFTISDETMELAAANKPDGVGYHIHVAEGIEDLHHCLKHYGKRIVDRLMDHGILGEKTLLGHCIYVNEHEMDLIKDTNTMVVHNPESNMGNACGCPPTMHIVHKGILTGLGTDGYTHDMTESYKVANVLHKHHLCDANAAWSEVPQMLFEGNVQIAERYFPQKLGVLKEGAAADVIVVDYIPPTPLHAGNVNSHVLFGMTGRDVVTTVANGKVLMKDRELLNIDAEKVLADCRQAAGALADRINSR
- a CDS encoding uracil-xanthine permease family protein; translation: MGKSKDKTGSDELFRWDGNPTPGQIAPLAIQHVLAAVVGCVTPAILVANAANNAGGSVDTGLLIQMSLVFAALSTLLQLYGNKIHIGSGLPVIIGVSFAYVPTMTAIASQAKGVDTILGAMVIGGIVAILVGLFIKQIRKVFPPLVIGTVIFAIGLSLYKTAINYMAGNAANTYELIVEQQGKTAALVYGSWQNWLISIITLAIVIGLNHYGKGLFKLASILIGLLCGYVLALCFGMVDFSALHSAGWFQLPKPMAFGMSFDVSAIIPLALLFLVNSIQAMGDFSATTTGGMDRLPTDKELNGGIIGYGISNIVSAFFGCPPTATFSQNVGIVGSTKVVARKVFATSAGILLVAGLIPKFSALLRTIPQCVLGGAVASVFASIAMTGIKLLVSEGMSARNTTVAGIAIAVGMGVSQSSGCLNQMTQSIYNGLGMTMGLENFQSIINNTFASSPVVLATIFAVILNLVLPKDEAKKN
- the ygfK gene encoding putative selenate reductase subunit YgfK, giving the protein MSELMTPMSFEHLLNWILKEHKQYGTVFGEHDPYVADSKNNREIFGRALETPIGPAAGPHTQLTQNIVAAYYTGSRFFELKTVQKMDGAELAACVNKPCIVADDECYNCEWSTELYVPQAMEEYIKAWFLLKVLAKEYKLGDPDGFQFNISVGYDLEGIKSEKIDTFLNTMQNAADCEVFKNCKQYLLDHVDLFENVTKEDIEAIQPEICNSATISTLHGCPPQEIERIAMHLITEKGYNTFIKCNPTLLGYEYARKTMDDMGYDYVAFGDFHFKDDLQYEDAVPMLQRLMAVCKERNLEFGVKITNTFPVDVKQNELPSEEMYMSGKSLYALSMSVAEKLAKDFDGQLRISYSGGADYFNIKGIVDSGIWPVTMATTMLKPGGYQRVKQMAEILEKENDVFTGIDAEAVSALVEAAKKDPHHVKAIKPLPSRKMKESVPLLDCFEAPCKAGCPIHQDITTYLELVSEGKYEEAMEVITEKNPLPFITGTICAHNCMSKCTRNFYEDPVHIRNMKLLAAENGYEAWLKKQGVPAVTKEGKAAVVGGGPAGMAAAYFLRRAGMDVTIFEQNDALGGVVRHVIPEFRIASSAIDKDAEILNTLGVHVELNTRVKSVDELRAEGFDKVILAVGASKPGTLRLEEGDATNALEFLADFKANNGELNIGKNVVVIGGGNTAMDTARAAKRTTGVENVYLVYRRTKRFMPADAEELEMAIEDGVEFKELLSPVKVVDGKLTCKVMKLGDIDESGRRSVVETDEICEIAADTVIAAVGEKVPTKLYEANRINVSERGKALVNDDTLESNVEGVYVVGDGLGGPATVVEGIRDGKKAAEAIIGTALSRDFDEKLESETIFARQGILESEKKGQAESTRCLGCSTICENCVQVCPNRANVAVHVPGMEKAQIIHVDSMCNECGNCKSFCPYSSAPYKDKFTYFEKPEDMSDSTNQGFAILDREKVRCKVRFLGDEFIWTKGEATKLPEGLQKLIEAVIADGIL
- the yqeC gene encoding selenium cofactor biosynthesis protein YqeC, with the protein product MILQYNLGNLQKVNNYREAFQLVGMPSQVVSFVGGGGKTTTIRRLAKTYWEEEIPVVVTTTTHMRYEDVPYMLLEESIEKLIELLDVYGKCVVGNATDRKTADGTSKFCSTSESFFEEICQEMERRGGVVLVEADGAKELPCKVPEEWEPVIPKQTTQVVAVYGLDAIGKTFAETCFRAELAAELLHKKIEDKVTTDDIVCLAVSELGSRKSVGNKKLHLLLNKADSDERIAYALQICKKIDTMSEKPENILITGYDLYESR